The Panthera uncia isolate 11264 chromosome C1 unlocalized genomic scaffold, Puncia_PCG_1.0 HiC_scaffold_3, whole genome shotgun sequence genome includes a region encoding these proteins:
- the STEAP3 gene encoding metalloreductase STEAP3 isoform X1 has translation MSHQPVVATKMSGEMDKPLISRHLLDSDGSLAEVPSEAPKVGILGSGDFARSLAARLVSSGFSVVVGSRNPKRTAGLFPSAAQVTFQADAVESPDVIFVAMFREHYSSLCGLSDQLAGKILVDVSNPTEQEHLRHHESNAEYLASLFPTCTVVKAFNVISAWTLQSGPRDGNRQVPMCSDQPEAKRAVSEVVRAMGFMPVDMGSLASAREVEAMPLRLLPGWKVPALLALGLFTFFYVYNFIRDVLQPYVRDGKSKFYKLPVSVVNTTLPCVAYVLLSLVYLPGVLAAALQLRRGTKYRRFPDWLDHWLQHRKQLGLLSFLCAALHALYSFCLPLGRVNRYEVVNLAIKQVLANKSHLWIEEEVWRMEIYLSLGVLALGTLSLLAVTSLPSIANSLNWREFSFVQSTLGFMALVLSTLHTLTYGWTRAFEDSHYKFYLPPTFTLTLLVPCVVILAKALFLLPCFSRRLSRIRRGWEKDGAAKFMLPMDHALAQKTSHV, from the exons ccACCAAGATGTCAGGAGAGATGGACAAGCCGCTGATCAGCCGCCACCTGCTGGACAGTGATGGGAGCCTTGCCGAGGTCCCCAGTGAGGCCCCCAAGGTGGGGATCCTGGGCAGCGGAGACTTCGCCCGCTCCCTGGCCGCACGCCTGGTGAGCTCTGGCTTCAGCGTGGTGGTGGGAAGCCGCAACCCCAAACGCACGGCCGGGCTGTTCCCCTCGGCTGCACAAGTGACTTTCCAGGCAGATGCAGTGGAGTCCCCTGATGTCATCTTTGTGGCCATGTTCCGGGAGCACTACTCCTCACTGTGCGGTCTCAGTGACCAGCTGGCTGGCAAGATCCTCGTGGATGTGAGCAACCCCACAGAGCAGGAGCACCTTCGGCACCACGAGTCCAATGCTGAGTACCTggcttccctcttccccacctgcaCGGTGGTCAAGGCCTTCAACGTCATCTCTGCCTGGACCCTGCAGTCCGGCCCGAGGGATGGGAACAGGCAG GTGCCCATGTGCAGCGACCAGCCGGAAGCCAAGCGTGCTGTCTCGGAGGTGGTACGGGCCATGGGCTTCATGCCCGTGGACATGGGGTCCCTGGCCTCGGCCCGGGAGGTGGAGGCCATGCCCCTGCGCCTCCTCCCGGGCTGGAAGGTGCCCGCCCTCCTGGCCCTGGGCCTCTTCACCTTCTTCTACGTCTACAACTTCATCCGCGACGTCCTGCAGCCCTACGTGCGGGACGGCAAGAGCAAGTTCTACAAGCTCCCCGTGTCCGTGGTCAACACGACGCTGCCGTGCGTGGCCTACGTGCTGCTGTCGCTGGTGTACCTGCCCGGCGTGCTGGCGGCCGCCCTGCAGCTGCGCCGGGGCACCAAGTACCGCCGCTTCCCCGACTGGCTGGACCACTGGCTGCAGCACCGCAAGCAGCTGGGCCTCCTCAGCTTCCTCTGCGCCGCCCTGCACGCTCTCTACAGCTTCTGCCTGCCCCTGGGCCGCGTTAACCGCTACGAGGTGGTCAACCTTGCCATCAAACAG GTCTTGGCCAACAAGAGCCACCTGTGGATTGAGGAGGAAGTCTGGAGGATGGAGATATACCTCTCCCTGGGAGTGCTGGCCCTCGGCACACTGTCCCTGCTGGCCGTCACCTCACTGCCATCCATTGCAAACTCGCTTAACTGGAGGGAGTTCAGCTTCGTTCAG TCCACCCTGGGCTTCATGGCCCTCGTGCTGAGCACCCTCCACACGCTCACCTACGGCTGGACCCGTGCCTTTGAAGACAGCCATTACAAGTTCTACCTGCCTCCCACCTTCACGCTCACGCTGCTGGTGCCCTGTGTCGTTATCCTGGCCAAAGCTCTGTTCCTGCTGCCCTGCTTCAGCCGCAGACTCTCCAGAATccggaggggctgggagaaggacGGTGCCGCCAAGTTTATGCTGCCGATGGACCACGCCCTGGCCCAGAAGACGAGCCACGTGTGA
- the STEAP3 gene encoding metalloreductase STEAP3 isoform X2: MSGEMDKPLISRHLLDSDGSLAEVPSEAPKVGILGSGDFARSLAARLVSSGFSVVVGSRNPKRTAGLFPSAAQVTFQADAVESPDVIFVAMFREHYSSLCGLSDQLAGKILVDVSNPTEQEHLRHHESNAEYLASLFPTCTVVKAFNVISAWTLQSGPRDGNRQVPMCSDQPEAKRAVSEVVRAMGFMPVDMGSLASAREVEAMPLRLLPGWKVPALLALGLFTFFYVYNFIRDVLQPYVRDGKSKFYKLPVSVVNTTLPCVAYVLLSLVYLPGVLAAALQLRRGTKYRRFPDWLDHWLQHRKQLGLLSFLCAALHALYSFCLPLGRVNRYEVVNLAIKQVLANKSHLWIEEEVWRMEIYLSLGVLALGTLSLLAVTSLPSIANSLNWREFSFVQSTLGFMALVLSTLHTLTYGWTRAFEDSHYKFYLPPTFTLTLLVPCVVILAKALFLLPCFSRRLSRIRRGWEKDGAAKFMLPMDHALAQKTSHV; the protein is encoded by the exons ATGTCAGGAGAGATGGACAAGCCGCTGATCAGCCGCCACCTGCTGGACAGTGATGGGAGCCTTGCCGAGGTCCCCAGTGAGGCCCCCAAGGTGGGGATCCTGGGCAGCGGAGACTTCGCCCGCTCCCTGGCCGCACGCCTGGTGAGCTCTGGCTTCAGCGTGGTGGTGGGAAGCCGCAACCCCAAACGCACGGCCGGGCTGTTCCCCTCGGCTGCACAAGTGACTTTCCAGGCAGATGCAGTGGAGTCCCCTGATGTCATCTTTGTGGCCATGTTCCGGGAGCACTACTCCTCACTGTGCGGTCTCAGTGACCAGCTGGCTGGCAAGATCCTCGTGGATGTGAGCAACCCCACAGAGCAGGAGCACCTTCGGCACCACGAGTCCAATGCTGAGTACCTggcttccctcttccccacctgcaCGGTGGTCAAGGCCTTCAACGTCATCTCTGCCTGGACCCTGCAGTCCGGCCCGAGGGATGGGAACAGGCAG GTGCCCATGTGCAGCGACCAGCCGGAAGCCAAGCGTGCTGTCTCGGAGGTGGTACGGGCCATGGGCTTCATGCCCGTGGACATGGGGTCCCTGGCCTCGGCCCGGGAGGTGGAGGCCATGCCCCTGCGCCTCCTCCCGGGCTGGAAGGTGCCCGCCCTCCTGGCCCTGGGCCTCTTCACCTTCTTCTACGTCTACAACTTCATCCGCGACGTCCTGCAGCCCTACGTGCGGGACGGCAAGAGCAAGTTCTACAAGCTCCCCGTGTCCGTGGTCAACACGACGCTGCCGTGCGTGGCCTACGTGCTGCTGTCGCTGGTGTACCTGCCCGGCGTGCTGGCGGCCGCCCTGCAGCTGCGCCGGGGCACCAAGTACCGCCGCTTCCCCGACTGGCTGGACCACTGGCTGCAGCACCGCAAGCAGCTGGGCCTCCTCAGCTTCCTCTGCGCCGCCCTGCACGCTCTCTACAGCTTCTGCCTGCCCCTGGGCCGCGTTAACCGCTACGAGGTGGTCAACCTTGCCATCAAACAG GTCTTGGCCAACAAGAGCCACCTGTGGATTGAGGAGGAAGTCTGGAGGATGGAGATATACCTCTCCCTGGGAGTGCTGGCCCTCGGCACACTGTCCCTGCTGGCCGTCACCTCACTGCCATCCATTGCAAACTCGCTTAACTGGAGGGAGTTCAGCTTCGTTCAG TCCACCCTGGGCTTCATGGCCCTCGTGCTGAGCACCCTCCACACGCTCACCTACGGCTGGACCCGTGCCTTTGAAGACAGCCATTACAAGTTCTACCTGCCTCCCACCTTCACGCTCACGCTGCTGGTGCCCTGTGTCGTTATCCTGGCCAAAGCTCTGTTCCTGCTGCCCTGCTTCAGCCGCAGACTCTCCAGAATccggaggggctgggagaaggacGGTGCCGCCAAGTTTATGCTGCCGATGGACCACGCCCTGGCCCAGAAGACGAGCCACGTGTGA